The following coding sequences lie in one Bacteroides helcogenes P 36-108 genomic window:
- a CDS encoding efflux RND transporter periplasmic adaptor subunit: MDREIPKEVRNKERNKKIIRYGGMGVAGVIVISALISLMRTGVKEQDLVFSKVGRGTIEVSVSASGKVVPAFEEIINSPINTRILEVYRKGGDSVDVGTPILKLDLQSAETDYKKLLDEEQMRSYKLKQLQVNNQTKLNDLQMQIKVSAMKLNRMKVELRNERYLDSLGSGTTDKVRQAELSYNVAQLEYEQLKQKYANEREVLAAEYKVQELDFSMFRKSLAETKRTLDDAQVRSPRKAILTYINNQIGAQVSEGSQIAVISDLSHFKVEGEIADTYGDRVAAGGRAIVKIGSEKLEGSVSSVTPLSKNGVISFTVQLNEDNNRRLRSGLKTDVYVMNAVKEDVMRVANASYYVGRGEYELFVRNSDKEIVKRKVQLGDSNFEFVEVVSGLKPGDEVVVSDMSQYKNKNKLKLK; encoded by the coding sequence ATGGACAGAGAAATTCCGAAAGAAGTTCGCAACAAGGAACGTAATAAGAAAATCATTCGGTATGGTGGCATGGGGGTGGCAGGCGTCATAGTAATCAGTGCACTCATTTCATTGATGCGTACCGGTGTGAAGGAACAGGATCTTGTGTTCTCCAAAGTGGGTAGGGGGACGATTGAAGTGAGTGTCAGTGCATCCGGAAAAGTAGTGCCCGCATTCGAGGAAATCATCAATTCGCCCATCAACACCCGCATTCTGGAAGTATATAGGAAAGGTGGAGACAGTGTGGATGTCGGTACTCCGATTTTGAAACTGGACTTGCAGAGTGCCGAAACGGATTATAAGAAGCTTCTGGATGAGGAGCAGATGCGCAGCTATAAATTGAAGCAGCTTCAGGTGAATAATCAGACGAAACTGAATGACCTGCAAATGCAAATCAAAGTTTCGGCCATGAAGCTGAACCGCATGAAAGTGGAATTGCGTAACGAACGTTACCTCGACAGTCTTGGTTCGGGTACTACGGATAAAGTGCGTCAGGCGGAGTTGAGCTACAATGTCGCCCAACTGGAGTATGAGCAACTGAAGCAGAAATACGCCAATGAGAGGGAAGTGCTTGCCGCCGAATACAAGGTACAGGAGTTGGATTTCAGCATGTTCCGTAAAAGCCTTGCCGAAACCAAGCGGACGCTGGACGATGCACAAGTACGCTCTCCGCGAAAGGCCATCCTTACCTACATCAATAATCAGATCGGCGCACAGGTTTCGGAAGGCAGCCAGATTGCGGTGATTTCCGATTTGAGCCACTTCAAGGTGGAAGGTGAGATTGCCGATACCTATGGCGACCGTGTGGCTGCCGGGGGCAGGGCGATTGTGAAAATAGGTAGTGAGAAGCTGGAAGGTTCTGTAAGCAGTGTGACTCCGCTTTCAAAGAATGGTGTGATTTCCTTCACGGTGCAGTTGAATGAAGATAACAATCGCCGTCTTCGTTCAGGCTTGAAGACAGATGTATATGTAATGAATGCTGTAAAAGAGGACGTGATGCGTGTGGCCAACGCCAGCTATTATGTGGGGCGGGGAGAGTACGAACTCTTTGTGCGCAACTCTGACAAGGAAATAGTGAAACGGAAAGTACAGTTGGGCGACTCGAATTTTGAGTTTGTAGAGGTTGTCAGCGGTCTGAAACCGGGTGATGAAGTAGTGGTGAGCGACATGAGTCAATACAAGAACAAGAATAAACTGAAACTGAAGTAA
- a CDS encoding ABC transporter ATP-binding protein, whose translation MIKLTGINKIYRTNEIETMALENVNLEVNKGEFLSIMGPSGCGKSTLLNIMGLLDAPTSGTIEIAGIKVEGMKDKELAAFRNRKLGFVFQSFHLINSLNVLDNVELPLLYRKVSAKERRRLAEEVLQKVGLSHRMRHMPTQLSGGQCQRVAIARAIIGNPEIILADEPTGNLDSKMGAEVMDLLHQLNKEDGRTIVMVTHNEEQAKLTSRTVRFFDGRQVE comes from the coding sequence ATGATTAAGTTAACAGGCATCAACAAAATTTATCGTACCAATGAGATTGAAACCATGGCATTGGAGAATGTAAACCTCGAAGTGAATAAGGGAGAGTTCCTCAGTATCATGGGACCTTCAGGTTGTGGCAAGTCCACATTGCTTAATATTATGGGTTTGCTGGATGCACCTACCAGTGGTACGATTGAAATAGCCGGAATCAAGGTGGAAGGGATGAAAGATAAGGAATTGGCCGCTTTCCGTAATCGGAAGTTAGGTTTTGTATTTCAGTCTTTCCACTTGATTAACTCACTGAATGTACTGGATAATGTGGAACTGCCCCTGCTGTACCGGAAAGTATCGGCCAAGGAGCGCCGTCGTCTGGCCGAAGAGGTATTACAAAAAGTAGGGCTGAGTCATCGTATGCGTCACATGCCTACACAGCTTTCCGGTGGTCAGTGCCAGCGTGTAGCCATCGCTCGTGCCATCATCGGCAATCCGGAGATAATACTCGCCGATGAACCTACCGGTAATTTGGATTCCAAGATGGGTGCGGAAGTCATGGATCTGTTGCATCAACTCAATAAAGAAGACGGACGTACCATTGTGATGGTAACTCATAATGAAGAACAAGCTAAACTGACTTCAAGGACTGTCCGCTTTTTCGACGGACGTCAGGTAGAGTAA
- a CDS encoding GIN domain-containing protein produces MNTNVIGIIIALLLAFAGGALAQDAKVSEIRKVDNFSSIEVVSVATVYFTQSDTYSLKIEGKEKYVKTTTTSVSNGILTIGIKDGDKEVRNRKEGVTIYLTAPDLKNVEFTGVGSFNCEKPLKLNAVKFQIEGVGKVNVKDLTCRTLKVELDGVGKAAINVDCDYLSADVDGVGSVTLSGTAGKADISKDGIGRVNTRNLKVGR; encoded by the coding sequence ATGAATACTAATGTGATAGGTATAATCATTGCATTGCTGCTTGCATTTGCAGGGGGTGCGTTGGCACAAGATGCCAAAGTGAGTGAAATCCGTAAAGTAGATAATTTTTCATCCATAGAGGTGGTTTCGGTCGCTACGGTATATTTTACCCAAAGCGATACGTATTCTTTAAAGATTGAAGGCAAGGAGAAATATGTGAAGACCACCACTACTTCGGTGAGTAATGGTATCCTTACCATCGGCATTAAGGATGGCGACAAAGAGGTACGCAACCGCAAGGAAGGTGTGACAATATACCTCACGGCTCCGGATTTGAAAAATGTGGAGTTTACCGGAGTGGGCAGTTTTAACTGTGAGAAGCCTTTGAAACTGAATGCAGTTAAGTTTCAGATAGAAGGAGTGGGCAAAGTGAATGTGAAGGATTTGACTTGCCGCACTCTGAAAGTGGAATTGGACGGAGTGGGCAAGGCAGCCATCAACGTAGATTGCGATTATCTTTCCGCCGATGTGGACGGTGTGGGTAGTGTGACTTTAAGTGGTACGGCCGGAAAAGCTGATATATCGAAAGATGGCATCGGCAGAGTGAATACCCGTAATCTGAAAGTAGGGCGTTGA
- a CDS encoding ABC transporter permease: MRIIRQAFSILKLNPLLSTISILGTAFAITMIMAVVITWQTKYADLEPEVNRSRCLYFSGMHVYDKEKKGNDNWSNPSAAFMKECVQPVSEVEHCTAFTVAGLSLASLSDGSNRVKVDAMQTDPGFWKVFGMQFLAGRGLSEADRAGNSKAVVVCASVARKLFGSTEVVGQEFLLNRELARIVGVVKDVSVTAKDAYAQVWGMYSTDELKVTNARSYLGGMQIAALARTPDDFPAIRQGIARQVERVNAGLGDKQIDIMEQPDNIVAHVNHVWANVGPDLTMLYLQYAIALFIILLVPSLNLCGLSNSRMQQRTAELGVRKAFGGTKGVLVRQILNENLVLTLLGGFVGFLFSYLAVYAMRMWLFTNSQNVGTSGEFSLSMGALFSPWVFLLAFAFCVVINLLSAALPAWMAVRRTIVDSLNDK, encoded by the coding sequence ATGAGAATTATAAGACAAGCCTTTTCCATTTTGAAGCTTAATCCGTTGTTGAGCACGATTTCCATATTGGGTACGGCTTTTGCCATTACCATGATTATGGCCGTCGTGATTACCTGGCAAACGAAGTATGCTGATTTGGAACCTGAGGTGAACCGCAGCCGTTGCCTCTACTTTTCCGGTATGCACGTATATGACAAGGAAAAGAAAGGCAATGATAATTGGAGTAATCCTTCGGCGGCATTCATGAAAGAGTGCGTGCAGCCGGTGTCCGAAGTGGAACACTGCACGGCATTTACTGTAGCTGGTTTGTCGTTGGCTTCGTTGTCCGATGGCAGCAACCGGGTGAAAGTGGATGCCATGCAGACAGACCCCGGTTTCTGGAAAGTGTTCGGCATGCAGTTCCTTGCCGGACGCGGACTCTCTGAGGCCGACCGTGCGGGAAATAGCAAGGCGGTGGTGGTTTGCGCATCTGTAGCGCGGAAACTGTTTGGAAGCACGGAGGTAGTGGGGCAGGAATTCCTGCTGAACCGGGAACTTGCACGCATCGTGGGAGTGGTGAAGGATGTTTCCGTCACTGCGAAGGATGCGTATGCACAAGTGTGGGGCATGTACAGTACCGACGAACTGAAAGTGACCAATGCACGCAGCTATCTGGGCGGCATGCAGATTGCTGCACTGGCGCGTACACCCGATGATTTCCCTGCCATCCGGCAGGGCATAGCCAGGCAGGTGGAACGCGTCAATGCCGGATTGGGCGATAAGCAGATAGACATTATGGAGCAACCGGACAACATCGTGGCGCACGTCAACCATGTATGGGCCAATGTAGGACCGGATCTGACGATGCTCTATCTGCAATATGCCATAGCCTTGTTCATCATCCTGCTGGTTCCGTCGCTCAATCTGTGTGGTCTGAGCAACAGCCGCATGCAGCAACGCACTGCTGAATTGGGTGTGCGCAAGGCCTTTGGTGGAACTAAAGGTGTGCTTGTGCGGCAAATACTGAACGAAAATTTAGTCCTGACACTGTTAGGCGGATTTGTGGGATTTCTTTTCAGTTACCTGGCAGTATATGCCATGCGTATGTGGCTGTTCACCAACAGTCAGAATGTGGGTACGTCGGGCGAATTCAGCTTGAGCATGGGGGCGTTGTTCAGCCCTTGGGTGTTCTTGTTAGCATTTGCTTTCTGCGTGGTTATCAATCTGCTTAGCGCGGCACTGCCTGCATGGATGGCGGTACGACGCACGATCGTGGATTCTTTGAACGATAAATAG
- a CDS encoding ABC transporter permease, with amino-acid sequence MNMMLRQIRNEWHSNFFLFMELMLVFVILWYIVDWTLVTLHVYRAPMGFDTEHCYDIAVSRLSPKSALYNPALTSDDDMEQLVEIAGRLRHRPGIEAVALSQNCYPYNEGSNGVEVGIDTVSVSVRHLWVEPDFFRLFRYGASDETGYTRMAAALREGKLVVSSNLMKEGHPELGLNDAASLLGREVKLLSFDNEPRTIGAVGMPVRRSHFNTISQWGGPYAATYLDLARLKEYGNPRYITLNVRVSPDADHGFADKLMADADRLYQTGNLYLLNVTSLNEHREAYELEDMNEMKTQLCVLGFLLMNIFLGVIGTFWFRTQQRRGEVALHMALGSSRKAVFSRLMAEGMLLLTFSSIPAIVIAFNVGVAELLDVSKINFTALRFLLAVAVTWLLMAMMIAVGICYPARRAMKIHPAEALHEE; translated from the coding sequence ATGAATATGATGCTAAGACAGATAAGGAACGAATGGCACAGCAACTTCTTCCTGTTCATGGAATTGATGCTGGTGTTTGTCATATTGTGGTACATTGTGGACTGGACGCTGGTCACGCTTCATGTCTATCGCGCTCCGATGGGTTTTGACACGGAGCACTGTTATGATATTGCCGTCAGCAGGCTCAGTCCCAAGTCGGCACTCTATAACCCTGCACTGACTTCGGACGATGATATGGAACAGTTGGTGGAGATTGCCGGGCGCTTGCGCCATCGTCCCGGCATAGAGGCCGTGGCTCTTTCGCAAAACTGCTATCCTTACAATGAAGGAAGTAACGGTGTGGAGGTGGGTATAGACACCGTGTCGGTAAGTGTCCGTCATCTTTGGGTGGAGCCGGATTTCTTCCGCCTTTTCCGTTACGGAGCTTCGGATGAAACCGGATATACCCGTATGGCGGCTGCCTTGCGTGAAGGCAAGCTGGTGGTTTCTTCTAACTTGATGAAGGAGGGACATCCTGAATTAGGCCTGAATGATGCTGCCTCGCTGCTGGGGCGTGAAGTGAAGCTTCTTAGTTTTGACAATGAACCTCGAACCATTGGTGCGGTCGGTATGCCGGTACGTCGGTCACATTTCAACACCATTTCGCAATGGGGAGGTCCGTACGCCGCTACTTACCTTGATCTGGCAAGGTTGAAGGAGTACGGTAATCCTCGCTACATCACCCTTAACGTTCGTGTCTCTCCCGATGCCGATCATGGTTTCGCCGATAAACTGATGGCCGATGCCGACCGTCTCTATCAGACAGGTAACCTCTATCTGCTCAACGTCACCTCTCTCAATGAACATCGGGAGGCGTATGAATTGGAGGATATGAATGAGATGAAGACGCAGCTTTGCGTGCTGGGCTTTCTACTGATGAACATCTTTCTTGGAGTGATAGGCACGTTCTGGTTCCGCACACAGCAACGGCGTGGCGAAGTGGCTCTGCACATGGCTTTGGGCAGTAGTCGGAAGGCTGTTTTTTCACGGCTGATGGCCGAAGGAATGCTTCTTCTCACATTCTCGTCCATACCAGCCATTGTCATTGCTTTCAATGTGGGAGTGGCCGAACTGTTGGATGTCAGCAAGATAAATTTTACAGCCCTACGCTTCTTGCTTGCTGTTGCGGTCACTTGGCTGCTGATGGCGATGATGATTGCTGTCGGTATCTGCTATCCGGCAAGGCGTGCGATGAAGATACACCCTGCTGAGGCATTGCATGAAGAATAA
- a CDS encoding ABC transporter permease: MISKYLKQSWTLLKQNKLFSTLYIAGTGLAIAMTMVIAMVYYVKMAPVYPEVNRLNTLYLTSCKMESGPEGNKSQYQWAVSYKALQDWFYPTKNALYVSAQLNDVAFSNSYIQPADLSGDFPVKVKLTDPNFFRIYRFRFLEGNPFTASDLASGICTAVITDELSRRLFGTVEGVVGRSFRLDYIDYRVCGVVHSGSYLMQRSYSQVYLPYSVASGYREPKYGMDYMGAFSVTFQVKDGKQGDALRAELKEIARKENLMHPDEWKVEFWEQPIPHLLSVFQSYVSKELDVWATVRYFLLMLLVLLLVPSLNLSGMIGSRMESRLAEMGVRKSFGAGRRKLLGQVMWENLLLTLLGGALGLLLAWLALYVSREWVFTVFDRWSSVIPDGVDVKVSGEMLFAPLVFAAALLLCVVLNMLSALIPAWHSLRRPIVNSLNEKR, encoded by the coding sequence ATGATAAGCAAATATTTGAAACAATCCTGGACATTGCTGAAGCAGAATAAGCTTTTCAGTACGCTATACATTGCAGGCACGGGACTTGCCATTGCCATGACCATGGTTATAGCCATGGTTTATTACGTCAAGATGGCCCCCGTTTATCCAGAGGTGAACCGTTTGAACACGCTCTACCTCACCAGTTGCAAGATGGAAAGCGGACCGGAAGGCAACAAGTCGCAATACCAGTGGGCGGTGTCTTACAAGGCTTTGCAGGACTGGTTCTATCCCACCAAGAACGCCCTATACGTTTCGGCGCAACTGAACGATGTGGCATTTAGTAACAGCTACATACAGCCTGCCGACCTTAGCGGGGATTTCCCGGTGAAAGTCAAGCTCACTGATCCTAATTTCTTCCGCATCTACCGGTTTCGTTTCTTGGAGGGCAATCCCTTCACGGCTTCCGATTTGGCAAGCGGCATCTGCACGGCTGTCATTACCGACGAACTGTCACGCCGTCTGTTCGGCACTGTCGAAGGGGTGGTGGGACGCTCGTTCCGGCTGGATTATATTGACTACCGCGTATGCGGAGTGGTTCATTCCGGCAGTTACCTGATGCAGAGATCTTATTCGCAGGTCTATCTGCCCTATAGTGTCGCCTCCGGCTATCGGGAACCTAAATATGGTATGGACTATATGGGAGCGTTCAGCGTCACTTTCCAGGTGAAGGACGGCAAGCAGGGCGATGCCTTGCGGGCAGAGCTGAAAGAGATTGCCCGCAAGGAGAACCTGATGCATCCCGATGAATGGAAAGTGGAGTTTTGGGAACAGCCCATTCCGCATCTGCTCAGTGTGTTCCAGTCCTATGTCAGCAAGGAACTCGATGTATGGGCCACGGTGCGCTACTTCCTGCTGATGCTGCTCGTCCTGCTGTTAGTGCCTTCGCTCAATCTGAGCGGCATGATAGGAAGCCGCATGGAGAGCCGCCTGGCAGAGATGGGCGTGCGCAAGTCCTTCGGCGCAGGGCGTAGAAAGTTGTTAGGGCAGGTGATGTGGGAGAACCTGTTGCTGACGTTGCTTGGCGGTGCATTGGGACTGCTGTTGGCATGGCTGGCGCTCTACGTGTCGCGCGAATGGGTATTTACCGTGTTCGACAGATGGAGCAGTGTGATTCCCGATGGTGTCGATGTCAAGGTATCGGGCGAGATGCTGTTTGCCCCGCTGGTATTTGCCGCCGCCTTGCTGCTGTGCGTGGTGCTCAACATGTTGTCGGCACTTATCCCGGCCTGGCATTCGCTGCGTCGTCCCATTGTGAACTCCCTGAATGAAAAAAGATAA
- a CDS encoding ABC transporter permease has protein sequence MWKLILKNLWARRRRNGWLLAELVLVSIISWVILDPVIVVTYDRNIPLGYDEDRLCLVSLAALQPNAPGYVAEAQDSASLVDGYLSLVRHARSFEGVELATPVLGFCYPNSQGNGNTFYTAEGDTVPHQVMWMQFLPHTHFFETYGFRPGTGRTPQQLSDYSYTQQDIVLTEDAAYEIFGTKDVQGKRTVSYSHGDTLYKTIIGTLGSIKAYSDWRPTSVAFIPTLSIDVSDIPNYAQILIRVKEGVSMERFMHDFRPWMLKEMRRGNLFARCTSPYSDLIADLEADSSAPVYRRNLAMAVFFFLNLCLGVIGTFWLQTRTRREEVGVMLSFGATPRHIVCQLLGEGTVLTVLASLTGFLVYLQYALKEGLNNGLDWHNSAVTAWTSNFGTASVEPLETYWVSSFAQHFSIVSLVILMILLVVVLIGIYIPARSISRIPPTEALRDE, from the coding sequence ATGTGGAAATTGATATTGAAAAATCTTTGGGCACGCCGTCGCCGCAACGGGTGGCTCCTGGCAGAACTGGTATTGGTGAGCATCATCAGTTGGGTGATACTGGATCCGGTGATTGTAGTAACATACGACCGCAACATACCTTTAGGATATGATGAAGACCGCCTTTGCCTCGTCTCACTGGCCGCTTTGCAGCCCAATGCTCCCGGCTACGTGGCCGAAGCACAAGATTCCGCCTCTTTGGTGGACGGTTATCTGAGTCTGGTGCGCCATGCCAGAAGCTTTGAAGGCGTGGAACTTGCCACTCCGGTTTTAGGCTTTTGTTACCCCAATTCGCAGGGAAACGGGAATACTTTTTACACGGCCGAGGGCGACACCGTGCCTCACCAAGTCATGTGGATGCAGTTCCTGCCGCATACGCACTTCTTCGAGACCTACGGCTTCCGTCCGGGCACGGGGCGTACACCCCAACAACTGTCCGACTATAGCTATACCCAGCAAGACATAGTCTTGACCGAGGATGCGGCATACGAGATTTTCGGCACGAAGGATGTGCAGGGAAAGCGTACCGTGAGCTATAGCCATGGCGATACACTCTATAAAACAATTATCGGCACTTTGGGCTCTATCAAGGCGTATAGTGATTGGCGGCCTACGTCAGTAGCGTTTATCCCCACCTTGTCCATTGATGTGAGCGACATACCTAACTATGCCCAAATCCTGATACGGGTGAAGGAAGGAGTCAGCATGGAACGCTTCATGCACGACTTCCGTCCGTGGATGCTGAAGGAGATGCGACGTGGCAATCTTTTCGCCCGTTGCACCAGTCCTTACAGTGACCTCATTGCAGATTTGGAGGCAGACAGTTCCGCCCCCGTTTATCGCCGCAACCTGGCGATGGCGGTGTTCTTCTTCCTAAACCTTTGCTTGGGTGTCATCGGCACTTTCTGGTTGCAGACGCGTACCCGCCGCGAGGAAGTGGGCGTGATGCTTTCTTTCGGAGCCACACCGCGGCACATTGTCTGCCAGTTGTTGGGTGAGGGGACGGTACTGACGGTACTTGCCTCGTTGACCGGTTTTCTCGTCTATCTGCAATATGCGCTGAAGGAGGGGCTGAACAACGGACTTGATTGGCACAACTCGGCGGTGACGGCTTGGACGTCGAACTTTGGAACAGCTTCGGTGGAGCCACTCGAAACATATTGGGTGAGTAGCTTTGCGCAGCATTTCAGTATTGTGTCGCTCGTCATTCTTATGATATTGTTGGTGGTAGTGCTTATCGGCATCTATATCCCCGCCCGCAGCATCAGTCGCATACCGCCTACCGAGGCACTCCGTGACGAATAA
- a CDS encoding FtsX-like permease family protein, translating to MKFTIHNLRMIMARFSSNGWVLAELFLVFIVMWFLCDSLGCMKYTFYRPLGYNIEHVYQLSTIVGGESRDTSLTAADKYLGILKKLEQEPSVEAAALCYWSLPMSGSNSYSSLVVQDTSWVQGRCIYATGGYMDVFRMSDDPRHPFRDTPAGWNNVTLSNAAFERFRKKMPEFSQATLLGNGDSVTVIKQMGKTGAFRSYRYGTDAPWFFYHLGENMIKTEFTDNWSQIVFRVKRAADGPDYREKFLRKIAPKLDTDNAFVADAAPYTEQQLQFEVMNGDTDKVNSQTVVVLFLLVNVFLGLIGTFWFRTRRRRSEIALRMAMGSTCGGVFRLLIGEGLLLLVLVTLPAMIVCYNVGVAEFTIGRTSLISTWPVEWSVTRFLIGSLVAWVLIALMVVTGIWFPARQAMRIEPAEALHEE from the coding sequence ATGAAATTTACGATACATAACTTACGTATGATAATGGCACGCTTCAGCAGCAATGGCTGGGTGTTGGCAGAACTTTTCCTGGTATTCATAGTGATGTGGTTCCTTTGTGATTCGCTGGGCTGCATGAAATATACTTTCTACCGTCCGCTGGGCTACAATATCGAGCATGTTTATCAACTGTCCACCATTGTGGGCGGAGAGAGTCGGGACACAAGCCTGACTGCTGCCGACAAGTATCTGGGCATACTGAAGAAATTGGAGCAAGAGCCTTCCGTAGAGGCGGCAGCCCTCTGTTACTGGAGTCTGCCGATGAGTGGTAGCAACAGTTACAGTTCGTTGGTGGTGCAAGACACTTCTTGGGTGCAAGGACGTTGTATCTATGCTACCGGAGGATATATGGATGTTTTCCGGATGAGTGATGATCCGCGCCACCCGTTCCGTGACACTCCCGCAGGATGGAATAATGTGACACTGAGCAATGCCGCCTTTGAGCGTTTTCGCAAGAAGATGCCGGAGTTTTCGCAGGCTACACTGCTGGGCAACGGTGATTCTGTCACGGTCATCAAGCAGATGGGGAAGACCGGTGCTTTCCGTTCTTACCGCTATGGAACCGATGCACCTTGGTTCTTCTATCACTTGGGAGAGAATATGATTAAGACTGAATTTACTGACAATTGGTCTCAGATTGTATTCCGTGTGAAGCGTGCCGCTGACGGACCTGATTATCGGGAGAAGTTCCTCCGCAAGATAGCGCCGAAACTGGACACTGATAATGCGTTTGTAGCCGATGCTGCTCCTTATACCGAACAGCAGTTGCAGTTTGAGGTGATGAATGGTGATACGGATAAGGTGAACAGTCAGACTGTGGTAGTGCTCTTCCTGTTGGTGAATGTGTTCTTAGGACTGATAGGTACTTTCTGGTTCCGCACTCGCCGCCGTCGTTCTGAAATAGCCCTGCGGATGGCTATGGGCAGCACGTGTGGCGGAGTGTTTCGCCTGCTGATAGGCGAGGGGCTGTTGCTGTTGGTATTGGTGACGTTGCCTGCCATGATTGTATGCTACAATGTGGGTGTGGCGGAATTTACCATTGGACGGACTTCTCTTATATCTACTTGGCCGGTGGAGTGGAGTGTGACGCGTTTTCTAATTGGATCGTTAGTGGCATGGGTGCTGATAGCGCTGATGGTGGTGACGGGAATATGGTTTCCGGCACGACAAGCCATGAGGATAGAACCGGCAGAGGCATTACATGAAGAATAG
- a CDS encoding ABC transporter permease, which translates to MIRLYFQQSLYHLRENPVITWVSVLGTALAICMIMVLVITLQVRMVDCEPEINRSRSLYVSTMSAKQKGESEAHSVNGYMSVQTGRECFRALADAEAVTLTSLSEKVRVALPAGAKMTADMVQTDEDFWKIFSFRFLCGVPFTKTDCDSGLPRAVISATVARRIFGRTDVAGQTVQLNAVDYLVTGVVADVSVLATSAYAQVWVPYSSNDASTISWLGDTMGMMHAIILAHSAADFPALRRDVETLRRKYNEGLEKIEVFYRGQPDGQFANLYRKWGDTLDTTGIVRRYVLVVLILLLIPAINLSSMTLSRMRKRMTEIGVRKAFGATGFELVRQVFFENLLLTLFAGLLGLVLSYAATFLLNGFLFGNSTNAYLNGDTALTAGMLLSPWAFIAAFGFCLLMNLLSAGIPAWRASKMNISDAINQR; encoded by the coding sequence ATGATACGACTTTATTTTCAACAATCCCTCTATCATTTGCGCGAGAATCCCGTCATCACTTGGGTTTCCGTGCTTGGTACGGCGCTTGCCATCTGCATGATAATGGTGCTCGTCATCACTCTGCAAGTACGTATGGTGGACTGTGAGCCGGAGATTAACCGTTCACGTTCGCTCTATGTTTCTACTATGTCGGCCAAGCAGAAGGGGGAAAGCGAAGCTCACTCCGTCAACGGATACATGTCCGTGCAGACAGGGCGCGAATGCTTCAGGGCACTGGCCGATGCCGAAGCCGTCACGCTGACATCGTTGAGTGAGAAAGTGCGCGTGGCATTACCTGCAGGGGCAAAGATGACAGCCGACATGGTACAGACCGATGAGGATTTCTGGAAGATTTTCAGCTTCAGGTTTCTTTGCGGTGTGCCTTTTACAAAGACAGACTGTGACTCCGGACTTCCGCGTGCGGTAATCTCCGCCACTGTGGCACGTCGGATTTTCGGTCGGACAGATGTGGCAGGACAGACGGTGCAACTGAATGCCGTGGACTATCTTGTCACCGGTGTGGTGGCCGATGTTTCCGTGCTTGCCACTTCGGCCTATGCACAGGTATGGGTTCCTTACAGCTCGAACGATGCCTCCACCATCTCTTGGCTTGGAGACACCATGGGCATGATGCATGCCATCATCCTTGCACATTCTGCGGCCGACTTTCCGGCTTTGCGCCGCGACGTGGAGACGCTGCGCCGCAAGTACAACGAGGGATTGGAAAAGATTGAAGTATTCTATCGCGGGCAGCCGGACGGACAGTTTGCCAATCTCTACCGCAAGTGGGGTGATACACTTGATACGACGGGTATCGTCAGGCGATATGTTCTTGTAGTGCTCATCCTTCTGCTGATACCTGCCATCAATCTCAGCAGCATGACACTGTCGAGGATGCGGAAGCGCATGACCGAAATAGGAGTGCGCAAGGCATTCGGGGCCACAGGTTTTGAACTGGTACGGCAGGTGTTCTTCGAGAATCTGTTGCTGACGCTGTTTGCCGGACTTTTAGGGCTTGTTCTGAGCTATGCAGCCACTTTCCTGCTGAACGGTTTTTTATTCGGCAACAGCACCAATGCCTATCTCAACGGAGATACCGCCTTGACGGCAGGCATGCTCCTATCTCCCTGGGCTTTCATTGCCGCTTTCGGCTTCTGCCTGCTGATGAACCTGCTCAGTGCTGGTATTCCTGCCTGGCGTGCCTCGAAAATGAACATCTCGGATGCGATAAACCAACGATAG